In Parasteatoda tepidariorum isolate YZ-2023 chromosome 2, CAS_Ptep_4.0, whole genome shotgun sequence, one DNA window encodes the following:
- the LOC107440884 gene encoding solute carrier family 25 member 3 produces MFSSLFETAKNSQLVTPIFARCEAAQGESRAVQPTNFIVPNRTISAAAAAEGDSCEYGSMKYYALCGFGGILSCGITHTAVVPLDLVKCRIQTNPAKYKGIFNGFSVTIKEDGMRGLGKGWAPTAIGYSLQGLGKFGFYEVFKKIYSGMLGEELSYTWRTSLYLAASASAEFFADIALCPMEACKVRIQTQPGCSPLLRKVAPAIYRDEGIMGFYKGISPLWMRQIPYTMMKFACFERTVEAIYKHIVPKPRDECTKSEQLIVTFAAGYIAGVFCAIVSHPADTVVSKLNQEKGSTAIEAAKKLGMKGLWKGLTPRIIMIGTLTALQWFIYDAVKVWLRLPRPPPPQMPESLKQKLEAHQK; encoded by the exons ATGTTTTCCTCACTCTTTGAAACTGCAAAAAATAGTCAACTTGTAACTCCAATTTTCGCCCGCTGTGAAGCAGCTCAAGGTGAAAGTCGGGCAGTTCAACcaacaaattttattgtacCCAACAGAACTATCTCAGCCGCTGCTGCTGCTG aaggaGACAGCTGTGAATATGGTAGTATGAAATATTATGCTCTTTGTGGCTTTGGAGGTATACTTAGTTGTGGTATTACTCACACTGCTGTAGTTCCATTAGATTTAGTCAAATGTCGAATCCAG accAACCCTGCAAAATACAAAGGTATCTTCAATGGCTTTTCTGTTACGATCAAAGAAGATGGTATGCGAGGTCTTGGCAAAGGATGGGCACCTACTGCCATTGGTTATTCTCTACAAGGTTTAGGAAAATTTGGTTTCTATGAAGTTTTCAAGAAAATCTACAGTGGTATGCTCGGAGAA gAACTCTCCTACACATGGAGAACTTCTCTCTACTTGGCTGCTAGTGCATCTGCAGAGTTCTTTGCAGATATTGCACTGTGCCCTATGGAAGCTTGCAAAGTTAGAATCCAGACTCAACCAGGATGCTCTCCCTTATTGCGTAAAGTTGCACCCGCAATTTACAGAGATGAAGGAATAATGGG ATTCTATAAAGGAATATCTCCCTTGTGGATGCGACAGATTCCATACACCATGATGAAGTTTGCATGCTTTGAAAGAACTGTTGAGGCTATTTATAAACACATAGTACCAAAACCCAGAGATGAGTGTACTAAGTCTGAGCAGCTTATTGTTACTTTTGCTGCTGGATACATTG CTGGTGTGTTCTGTGCTATTGTTTCACATCCTGCTGATACTGTGGTATCAAAACTTAATCAAGAAAAAGGCAGTACGGCCATTGAAGCAGCCAAGAAATTGGGCATgaaag gTTTATGGAAGGGATTGACTCCTAGAATAATTATGATTGGTACATTGACCGCATTGCAGTGGTTCATCTATGATGCAGTCAAAGTCTGGCTGAGATTGCCCAGACCTCCCCCACCCCAGATGCCAGAAAGCTTAAAACAGAAATTAGAAGCTCACCAAAAATAA